The Bubalus kerabau isolate K-KA32 ecotype Philippines breed swamp buffalo chromosome 14, PCC_UOA_SB_1v2, whole genome shotgun sequence genome segment GAGCATCCTGCTGTCTTTGCGGGGAGGGGAGAGTGGGCGCCCCTCCGGGGGGTACGAAGCGCTGctgcctcccctcctctctctcagcAGGGGACAGGAGGGAGGGTCAAGAAGGATCCGTGACCCCGGCCTTCTCACTTGGCATGACCGCCTTAACCCAGATGCCCTGGCCCCAGCGCCTGGCCACaccctgtctgtctctccctctcatgTACACTTGGGCCTTCTGTGCCCAAAAGAGGGCACAGAGGCGCTCTGAGCAGCTGGAGTCCAGCCCCGGCCCCCTCAGCTGCCCCCCTCAGGTTGTCGTGGGGCTCACCTGACGGCACAGCCTGTCTTTCCTGCACCTGCCCCTCCTGGCACCACCCTCCAGGTCTGGCTCCTGCCtgcactcctgcctggagaaccccccacccacaccctGTTCCCCTGCTAAATGCCCCATGGGTCTTTTCTGGGCCGCCCACATCTGTCCAGGCCAGGGATGGCTGTGTGGACTCGGGGAGCACAGGAGGACGGGCATTCCCAGCAGTGGGCAGGGACCTGGGCACATATGGAGGAAGGCAAGCAGGGAGGACTCAGGTCagcaggctgggggctgggcaggtGCAGAGGGGCCGTGCCCAGAGGGTCCTGTCCCTGTCCGGGTTCCCAGGTTGCCTGCTGTGCAGTCTCATCTGGGCCCCTCCCCCTGTGGCTACTGTTGCAGGAAGCGGCCGCCTGGGCAGCAGTCTCCGTGCTGGGTGGAGGGAGGGTGGCGGCTGGCAGGGGCCTCGACCAGGAATGTGTGTCCAGGAATGTGACTGCTCTGCCcactgagggtggggtgggggcagggctgggaggctgggggagCCCCTGAAAGTGTGCCAGGCTCAGTGCAGTGGACTTTGTCTCTTCTTGGAGTGGACTGGTGGGGTCTTCCCTGAGTCCCTGCCCATGGCTACCCAGTTTTGCCTAAGGCCCCAGCCAGGGGAGGGAGCCCACGGGCGATGAGGTCACCCTTGCCTGTGGCTGCCCAGAGCCCTGGCCAAGGAATCCAGGGGGGAGGCTCTGGGGTTGGCACCACTTCAGTGGAAAATGTGAAGGTACAACTCCGGCGCCTCTGAGGGTCTGGGTGGGGGGGCGGATAGTGCTGGCCGTCCTGCCACGTCACACCCCGGGGAGAAGCTCAAGTCAGGGTGCCTGGGTGCTGCTCCTGCAGCCTGGAGGCCAGCCCCTTTGCTCTGCCTTTCCCCTTCCTGGCCTGTGTCTTTCTCTGAGGGGCTTTGAGGGAGGGGTGGGCACGGTGGGTATCTGCTGCTGACACGTGGGCCTCCTGCCCCAGGACATCCGGAACACGGTGGGCAATGTGCCCTTGGAGTGGTACGATGACTTTCCCCATGTGGGCTACGACCTGGACGGCCGGCGCATTTATAAGCCCCTGCGTACCCGCGACGAGCTGGACCAGTTTCTGGACAAGATGGACGATCCTGACTACTGGTGGGTGGGCGTGGGGCGGAGCctgcgggcggggcggggcgggcctgcggggcggggccagggccagggctcTGACTGGGTGCCCCCAGGCGCACGGTGCGGGACCGGATGACGGGACACAGCGTACGGCTGACGGGCGAGCAGGTGGCCCTGGTGCAGCGGCTGCAGAGGGGCCAGTTCGGGGACGTGAGCTTCGATCCCTACGAGGTAGGCGGCAGCTGCTGGCCCTGGGGTTGGGGGCACCTGCAGGGCCCAGGCCCACCCTCCTCTGCTCGCCCCCCAGCCAGCTGTGGACTTCTTCAGTGGGGACCTCATGATCCACCCAGTGACCAACCGGCCTGCAGACAAGCGCAGCTTCATCCCTTCCCTGgtggagaaggagaaggtgggtgTGGGCCATCCTGGGGGCGCACCTGGCCACCCCACCTCTGCCCCGGCCCCCCTCACCCTGCCGTCTctgcaggtctcccgcatggttCATGCCATCAAGATGGGCTGGATCCAGCCTCGCCGGCCTCGGGACCACAGTCCCAGCTTCTATGACCTGTGGGCCCAGGAGGACCCCAACGCGGTGCTGGGTCGCCATAAGATGCACGTGCCTGCTCCCAAGCTGGCCTTGCCTGGCCACTCGGAGTCCTACAACCCGCCTCCCGAGTACCTGCCCAGCGAGGAGGAGGTGGGCCTGGTGCACGGTGGGGTCTGGGCTAGCCCCTGGCCCGGCCCCGGCTCCTGGCTCACCTCCTGCCTCCACAGCGCCTGGCCTGGGAGCAGCAGGAGCCTGAGGAGAGGAAGCTCAGCTTCTTGCCGCGCCGGTTCCCGAGCCTGAGGGCCGTGCCTGCTTACGGCCGCTTCATCCAGGAGCGCTTTGAGCGCTGCCTGGACCTCTACCTGTGCCCACGGCAGCGCAAGATGAGGGTATGCAGGGGTGCCCAGGCAGGGGcgtggagtgggggtgggtgcAGCTGACCCTGCATCCTTTTTCAGGTGAACGTGGACCCTGAAGACCTCATCCCCAAGCTGCCCCGGCCACGGGACCTGCAGCCTTTCCCCACGTGCCAGGCCCTGGTGAGCAGGCAGGGCGGGTGGCAGGGAGCAAAGGCCTCCGAGTGTCTGGTCTTTACCACCCTGCCCTTTCTCTGCAGGTCTACAGGGGCCACAACAACCTTGTCCGCTGCCTCAGTGTCTCCCCAGATGGCCAGTGGCTGGCATCAGGTGGGCGCGCAGTGGGGCAGCTCCGCAGGGGGGCAGGGTAGGCTGGCCTGGAGGGCCAGGTACTGAGGGCCTGTCTGCGTGTCCAGGTTCAGATGATGGCTCGGTGCGACTCTGGGAGGTGGCCACTGCCCGCTGCATGAGGACTGTGCCCGTGGGCGGTGCGGTGAAGAGTGTCGCCTGGAACCCTCACCCCACCGTCTGCCTGGTGGCTGTGGCAGTGTGCGTGAGGCCCGGGGTGCCCGGGGTCGGGGTTGGGGGACAGACCCATGCCTGAGGACCCCCATCTGGCTCTGACTGCAGGGAGGACACGGTGCTGCTGCTGAACCCGGCCCTGGGGGATCGGCTGGTGGTGGGCAGCACGGACCAGCTGCTGAGCGCCTTCACCCCACCCCCGGACCCTGCCTCACAGCCCGCGCACTGGCTGGAAGCCTCCCAGGAGGAGCGCCAGGACGGCCTGCGGCTGCGCATCCACCATGGAAAGGTGGGcggagggcggggcggggcggggcggagggCGGGGCCCCGGGGAGGGGCCGCATCTCACCCAGCCTCACCTCCCTGCAGCCAGTAACGCAGGTGACTTGGCACGGGCGCGGGGACTACCTGGCTGTGGTGCTGGCCACTCCGGGGCACACCCAGGTGCTGATCCACCAGCTGAGCCGGCGCCGCAGCCAGAGCCCCTTCCGCCGCAGCCATGGCCAGGTGCAGCGTGTAGCCTTCCACCCCACGCGGCCCTTCCTGCTCGTGGCTTCCCAGCGCTGCGTCCGCCTTTACCACCTGCTGCGCCAGGAGCTCACCAAAAAGCTGATGCCCAACTGCAAGTGGGTGTCTAGCCTCGCAGTGCACCCGGCAGGTAAGGGGGTGTCCTGGTGGGAGGGTGGCACTTTGAGGGCCACCAAGTCCCCACCACCGAATTTGCCCCCAGGTGACAACGTCATCTGCGGCAGCTATGACAGCAAGCTCGTTTGGTTTGACATGGACCTCTCCACCAAGCCATACAGAGTGCTAAGGTGAGATGCTGGTGGGCAACCGGTCGCTTCCTGCCCCGACCCCTGCCTCACTGAGCCtggttcccccccaccccaggcatcACAAGAAGGCCCTCCGGGCCGTGGCCTTCCACCCCCGGTACCCACTCTTCGCGTCTGGCTCCGACGACGGCAGTGTCATCGTCTGCCACGGGATGGTGTACAAGTGAGTGTCAATGCCCCCGCCTGCCTGCGCCCCTTGGGGACGGTTCCACCCACGTCCTGAGTCTCTCCCTCCCCTACAGTGACCTGCTGCAGAACCCACTGCTGGTGCCCGTGAAGGTGCTCAAGGGGCACGCCCTGACCAGAGATCTGGGGGTGCTTGACGTGGCCTTCCACCCCACCCAGCCTTGGGTCTTCTCCTCCGGGGCTGATGGCACTCTCCGCCTCTTCACCTAGACACCCTGCTTCtggggcaggtgggggtgggcagcaCATGTGCCCTGGACTCTCAATACAGGAATTTGCTGGGTAATCTTGAGTCAGCTTCCtaatgggggagggggctgctggCCTGCCCACAAGCCAGGTCACATCACCACGTCACCTGCTGAGCAGCAAATGGCTTTATTGGGAAGATGGGGGTTGGTGACTTGACCACCCTTGTGTTCCAGCCCTCCCTTGCTGTGTGGGCCCAAGGCCTCCCCTGTGGCCCTGTGGGCAGGGGACTCCTTAGGGCCTTGTCTTGGACCCTCCAGCCAGCTAGGCTGGTATTGGGTGTTGGGGCAGCCTCAGGCGAACTTCACCAAGCGGCCCAGAGTCTTCACAGCCTTCAAGCGCACCTTAAGGGCTGGGTCCTTGAGCAGCAGCTGGAGTGCTGGGGGACAAGGAGCCGCTGCTGGGGGCTCCGCCACGGCCCTTGGAGAACTGACTGAGCCCAAGATCCCGCCCACACCCCGCTAACAGCTGCGACTGAggctgcccccaccccttccGGGCGCACAGAGCCTGGGGGCCAGGACCCTGAGGCTGACACCCCACCCTGTGCGTGGGGCCGCCCGCCCACCGCCCTCCTAAGACAGGCCTCTGCTGGGAGGGCTCAGGAGCCAACGGAAagatagtttttccttttttagtgttttttaagCTCTTTTGGAACAGTTAAGAAGTTTCCGTGAATTACTAGAGACGATGAGGTCACCAGTGACAGGGAAAAAATCCTTGAAATCCAGGAAAATCACTTAGTCCCCCCTGGTGCCCACAGGGTCAGTGCAGCCCAGCAtgttgggggggcgggggccCTCTGGGCTCCTGGCTGTGTGGGGCGGGGTTGGCAGGACTGGGGCTCACCCGTGAGGAGCTGCTCCAGGTCCACCTGTGGCCGCTGCTCAGCCTCCATGTGTAGCACCAAGAACCCTGTGGGGGTGGGGCCGCAGTGAGGGGGCTTGGGGGCCAGGGGTAGGACTGAGGTCGGGGGCCAGGTCGGTGTGGGGGTGCTGCCCGGGGCAGCCTCACCTGTGAGCATGGGGGCAGCAGCACGGACATCCTCCCAGCTGCTCTTATAGTAGAACAGACTGGTGCTTAGCAAGCGGCCCAGCAGGTCGGGGAAGTGGCGCATCTGCAGAGAGGCGGTTAGGCAGGCCCCGCCCcaccgcccggcccggccccgccccgccgcccagCCCCGCCCCTCACCAGGTGCTTGCAGGTGGTGTTGAGGAACTCTCCGAAGTGCAGGTCGTGGCCTTCCTGCAGGTGCCTCTGGAAGGCGGCTGCCAGCTCCTCACACTCCAGGTTGGGGCCGCACATGCGCAAGGCGAACCTGCAGGCCTGCAGGGCACACCCTGAGCCCTAAGTCCCTGAGTTGGCCGGGCCTACCCATCCCCCACTCTGCTCACCGTGACCACGGGTGCGTGGGGGTCACGCAGGTGCAGCAGAAGGGGCACCAGGCCGCCCACAACCTGCTCCAGGAACACGTCCTTGCAGTCCCCACGGCAGGCCTTGTTGAGGTGCCCGAAGAGGCCAATGGACACTGAGCGTAACTCCATCCTTTCCTGGGCAACAGCGGGTGTCACATGGCCCTTCCAGCCCAGCTTCCCGGGCAACCGCAGGGCAGTGAAGGGGGAGCAAGGGGTAAAGTGGGCCAGGCTGCAATGGCCAGGGGCGGGGGGGGCCTACGCTGTCAAAGAAGGGCCGAATGCGGACAGCAATGTGCAGCAGCACTGCATGTAGGTCCCAGGCGTCCACCAGGTCCATCAGCCTTGTCAGGCCCACCATGGCTTCCAGCGCTACCAGGCTGTGTGGGTCGTCCCCGTCATCCAGCCCACCGATCATGGCTGTCAGGAGCTGGGGGCTGTGGGTCCGTACCTGGAGAGGCCACACATTCCTGTGTGCCCAGGCCATGCCATGCCCAGCTGCCCACCCTCCGAGCACCACCTCCGATCCTGTGGCTGCTGGGTCTGCCCGGGTCTCCTCACCAGCTGTGGCTCTGCTGTCCCTCCCTCGCCCAGGAGCAGGGCCCCAGAGGGCTGCCGGATGGTCACCTTATCTGGGGAGCCCAAGGTGATGTTGGCCAGGCCGTGGAGCACCAGCCTCCGCACGCGGGCACTCGTGTCCTTCTGCTGTGCCATCAGGTTGTACAGCAGCGACTCCAGGAGCATCAGGTCGTTCACCACATTGCTGCTGAGCAGCTGGGGGCAGAGGCGTGCTGACCACCACACACCCCCAAATGCACCGGGCAGCACCGGTCCCTGGTCACTGAGGGGACATGGCTGAGGCCAGCAGGCCAAGGGGGGCTTTTGGCCTTTCCTCAACTTCCCCTAACTCctgaccccagcccctccctggccccCACTGCCTTGGTCTGGGGTGGGTTTTCAATGTGGCTCCCCTGCCCTACCCAGGCCTGCCTATGGGGGGGTACTTcacactgcccccctcccccctccattCATGGTGCAAAGCAAGTGCTCATACCTCAGCCAGGAAGGCGGTGGAGGTGACCCTCTGGACCTCATACATGCTACTCTGTGTGGTG includes the following:
- the BOP1 gene encoding ribosome biogenesis protein BOP1 isoform X1 encodes the protein MACARGAGRAVAAAATVAQPGKRPPEPEPELEEPSLLDAPAPSHRLGSDPGLSDSDSEESVFSGLEDSGSDSTEDATASEEEGEGTSEQRGRMDRSPGQQARTPCSRTEVASVPGEDEYAEDSSDEEDIRNTVGNVPLEWYDDFPHVGYDLDGRRIYKPLRTRDELDQFLDKMDDPDYWRTVRDRMTGHSVRLTGEQVALVQRLQRGQFGDVSFDPYEPAVDFFSGDLMIHPVTNRPADKRSFIPSLVEKEKVSRMVHAIKMGWIQPRRPRDHSPSFYDLWAQEDPNAVLGRHKMHVPAPKLALPGHSESYNPPPEYLPSEEERLAWEQQEPEERKLSFLPRRFPSLRAVPAYGRFIQERFERCLDLYLCPRQRKMRVNVDPEDLIPKLPRPRDLQPFPTCQALVYRGHNNLVRCLSVSPDGQWLASGSDDGSVRLWEVATARCMRTVPVGGAVKSVAWNPHPTVCLVAVAVEDTVLLLNPALGDRLVVGSTDQLLSAFTPPPDPASQPAHWLEASQEERQDGLRLRIHHGKPVTQVTWHGRGDYLAVVLATPGHTQVLIHQLSRRRSQSPFRRSHGQVQRVAFHPTRPFLLVASQRCVRLYHLLRQELTKKLMPNCKWVSSLAVHPAGDNVICGSYDSKLVWFDMDLSTKPYRVLRHHKKALRAVAFHPRYPLFASGSDDGSVIVCHGMVYNDLLQNPLLVPVKVLKGHALTRDLGVLDVAFHPTQPWVFSSGADGTLRLFT
- the BOP1 gene encoding ribosome biogenesis protein BOP1 isoform X2; translation: MALGLPRLWLLPGPRIAACGAGGAGPLGPERLVARAGRPMRVLATTGWPQGLEETDSSSLQGPPGLGPGQARTPCSRTEVASVPGEDEYAEDSSDEEDIRNTVGNVPLEWYDDFPHVGYDLDGRRIYKPLRTRDELDQFLDKMDDPDYWRTVRDRMTGHSVRLTGEQVALVQRLQRGQFGDVSFDPYEPAVDFFSGDLMIHPVTNRPADKRSFIPSLVEKEKVSRMVHAIKMGWIQPRRPRDHSPSFYDLWAQEDPNAVLGRHKMHVPAPKLALPGHSESYNPPPEYLPSEEERLAWEQQEPEERKLSFLPRRFPSLRAVPAYGRFIQERFERCLDLYLCPRQRKMRVNVDPEDLIPKLPRPRDLQPFPTCQALVYRGHNNLVRCLSVSPDGQWLASGSDDGSVRLWEVATARCMRTVPVGGAVKSVAWNPHPTVCLVAVAVEDTVLLLNPALGDRLVVGSTDQLLSAFTPPPDPASQPAHWLEASQEERQDGLRLRIHHGKPVTQVTWHGRGDYLAVVLATPGHTQVLIHQLSRRRSQSPFRRSHGQVQRVAFHPTRPFLLVASQRCVRLYHLLRQELTKKLMPNCKWVSSLAVHPAGDNVICGSYDSKLVWFDMDLSTKPYRVLRHHKKALRAVAFHPRYPLFASGSDDGSVIVCHGMVYNDLLQNPLLVPVKVLKGHALTRDLGVLDVAFHPTQPWVFSSGADGTLRLFT
- the BOP1 gene encoding ribosome biogenesis protein BOP1 isoform X3, whose amino-acid sequence is MAALCHEALPWVLAQPPQGVSPPHSFRNHVAVTLQRPPAPPPSGPALEWQPRAPVMLATATALARTPCSRTEVASVPGEDEYAEDSSDEEDIRNTVGNVPLEWYDDFPHVGYDLDGRRIYKPLRTRDELDQFLDKMDDPDYWRTVRDRMTGHSVRLTGEQVALVQRLQRGQFGDVSFDPYEPAVDFFSGDLMIHPVTNRPADKRSFIPSLVEKEKVSRMVHAIKMGWIQPRRPRDHSPSFYDLWAQEDPNAVLGRHKMHVPAPKLALPGHSESYNPPPEYLPSEEERLAWEQQEPEERKLSFLPRRFPSLRAVPAYGRFIQERFERCLDLYLCPRQRKMRVNVDPEDLIPKLPRPRDLQPFPTCQALVYRGHNNLVRCLSVSPDGQWLASGSDDGSVRLWEVATARCMRTVPVGGAVKSVAWNPHPTVCLVAVAVEDTVLLLNPALGDRLVVGSTDQLLSAFTPPPDPASQPAHWLEASQEERQDGLRLRIHHGKPVTQVTWHGRGDYLAVVLATPGHTQVLIHQLSRRRSQSPFRRSHGQVQRVAFHPTRPFLLVASQRCVRLYHLLRQELTKKLMPNCKWVSSLAVHPAGDNVICGSYDSKLVWFDMDLSTKPYRVLRHHKKALRAVAFHPRYPLFASGSDDGSVIVCHGMVYNDLLQNPLLVPVKVLKGHALTRDLGVLDVAFHPTQPWVFSSGADGTLRLFT